The Diospyros lotus cultivar Yz01 chromosome 15, ASM1463336v1, whole genome shotgun sequence genome has a window encoding:
- the LOC127792307 gene encoding calcium-transporting ATPase 7, plasma membrane-type-like — MELYQAKVQKLAASATLGLITTVFLGKTSDLVKLNMEARKEYGIDIKLVVDDDLNTATFMVNDSGILMEDGIVIDKASEFRNLSEKDQLNMEDRIRVMAGSSPSDKLLLLQRLKKKGQVVAVVGASSRDSPVLEEADLGYSVGELAKEASDVIIMGQKSITNIFPILGFGRCVCNNIQKFVQLQLTLNISAFTINYILLLSIMPEPIGLLELLWVNLLMDIFGVLALAQPPPITEIAMDPPKFGEKGFQYLTKTVWRNIVAQACYQVTVVLILYFKGKWILGTNQKVLEAMIFNCYVSCQVTVLINARGIQYGRMENNMFWVLVAAIVILQVAFMEIMAVLSPVGRLDLKQWALCVGIAVFSFPLGWVAK; from the coding sequence ATGGAGCTGTATCAAGCCAAAGTCCAAAAACTTGCAGCTTCTGCAACACTGGGCTTGATCACCACCGTTTTCTTGGGAAAAACCAGTGATTTAGTGAAATTGAATATGGAAGCACGTAAAGAATATGGCATAGATATCAAACTGGTTGTAGATGATGATCTGAACACTGCAACTTTCATGGTCAACGACTCTGGAATTCTCATGGAAGATGGAATTGTGATCGATAAAGCATCAGAATTTCGAAACCTCTCCGAAAAAGACCAATTAAACATGGAGGATCGGATCCGTGTAATGGCCGGCTCCTCCCCGTCCGATAAGCTACTGTTGTTGCAGCGCCTGAAAAAGAAAGGCCAAGTCGTTGCTGTTGTCGGAGCCTCTTCGAGGGACTCTCCGGTGCTAGAAGAAGCAGATTTAGGGTATTCAGTGGGAGAATTGGCCAAGGAGGCCTCCGATGTCATCATAATGGGCCAGAAATCTATCACTAATATCTTCCCCATTTTAGGATTTGGAAGGTGTGTCTGCAACAACATCCAAAAGTTTGTTCAGTTGCAGCTCACTCTCAATATTTCTGCCTTCACCATAAACTACATTCTTCTACTTTCCATCATGCCGGAGCCAATTGGGCTTTTGGAGCTCTTGTGGGTTAACTTACTTATGGACATTTTTGGTGTCTTGGCTCTAGCACAACCACCACCAATTACAGAGATTGCAATGGACCCACCAAAATTTGGTGAAAAGGGATTTCAATATTTAACCAAGACGGTGTGGAGAAACATAGTTGCTCAAGCTTGCTACCAAGTCACTGTTGTATTGATCCTTTATTTCAAGGGGAAATGGATTCTGGGCACAAATCAAAAGGTCTTGGAAGCCATGATCTTCAACTGTTATGTGAGCTGTCAGGTCACTGTGTTGATCAATGCTAGAGGAATCCAATATGGAAGAATGGAAAATAACATGTTTTGGGTCCTTGTTGCGGCCATTGTTATCCTGCAAGTAGCATTCATGGAGATTATGGCGGTTCTCTCTCCGGTGGGAAGGTTGGATCTCAAACAATGGGCTCTCTGTGTGGGAATTGCAGTGTTCTCTTTCCCCCTTGGATGGGTTGCCAAATAG
- the LOC127792424 gene encoding uncharacterized protein LOC127792424 isoform X1: protein MASAATSRVQVDLERPLPLAAELERSTPNRGEGYTNTLRALFSIDMIILFVASTCGIGGTLTVIDNLGQIGRALGYPSSTATTFISLVSIWSYLGQVASGSETFLSKYKFPRRPLMFSLVLLLSCFGHLLIAFGVPNSLFVASVIIGFSFGAQGRLLFAIISEIFSLNYYSTLYNFGALASPVGMYILDMNVAGRLYKQEALKQMEAKGLERLPGEDLTCTGVECYKKAFIVITAVTVFGCVVSLVLVIRRWKVREQAATAAEGANGVV, encoded by the exons ATGGCGTCTGCAGCAACCAGCAGG GTACAAGTAGACCTTGAAAGACCATTGCCACTGGCGGCAGAACTAGAGCGATCGACTCCGAACCGAGGCGAGGGCTACACCAATACCCTACGAGCACTCTTCAGCATCGACATGATAATTCTCTTCGTTGCCTCGACATGCGGCATCGGAGGCACGCTGACAGTGATAGACAACCTCGGCCAAATCGGGCGGGCCCTGGGCTATCCGTCCTCCACCGCCACCACCTTCATCTCCCTAGTCAGCATATGGAGCTATCTCGGTCAGGTCGCCTCCGGCTCCGAAACCTTCCTCTCCAAGTACAAATTCCCTCGGCGCCCCCTGATGTTCTCTCTCGTGCTCCTCCTCTCTTGCTTCGGCCACCTCCTTATCGCCTTCGGCGTGCCCAATTCACTCTTCGTTGCCTCTGTGATCATTGGCTTCTCCTTCGGAGCTCAAGGGCGGCTGCTCTTCGCCATAATATCGGAGATTTTCAGCCTCAACTACTACTCCACTCTGTATAATTTTGGCGCCCTGGCAAGCCCGGTTGGAATGTATATTCTTGACATGAATGTCGCCGGCCGGCTTTACAAGCAGGAAGCTCTGAAGCAAATGGAGGCCAAGGGGCTGGAAAGGCTCCCCGGAGAGGACCTGACGTGCACTGGCGTGGAGTGTTACAAGAAGGCTTTCATTGTCATCACTGCTGTCACAGTGTTTGGGTGCGTTGTCTCGCTGGTTTTGGTGATTAGGAGGTGGAAGGTCAGAGAGCAGGCGGCGACAGCGGCGGAGGGGGCAAATGGGGTAGTGTAG
- the LOC127792424 gene encoding uncharacterized protein LOC127792424 isoform X2, producing the protein MIILFVASTCGIGGTLTVIDNLGQIGRALGYPSSTATTFISLVSIWSYLGQVASGSETFLSKYKFPRRPLMFSLVLLLSCFGHLLIAFGVPNSLFVASVIIGFSFGAQGRLLFAIISEIFSLNYYSTLYNFGALASPVGMYILDMNVAGRLYKQEALKQMEAKGLERLPGEDLTCTGVECYKKAFIVITAVTVFGCVVSLVLVIRRWKVREQAATAAEGANGVV; encoded by the coding sequence ATGATAATTCTCTTCGTTGCCTCGACATGCGGCATCGGAGGCACGCTGACAGTGATAGACAACCTCGGCCAAATCGGGCGGGCCCTGGGCTATCCGTCCTCCACCGCCACCACCTTCATCTCCCTAGTCAGCATATGGAGCTATCTCGGTCAGGTCGCCTCCGGCTCCGAAACCTTCCTCTCCAAGTACAAATTCCCTCGGCGCCCCCTGATGTTCTCTCTCGTGCTCCTCCTCTCTTGCTTCGGCCACCTCCTTATCGCCTTCGGCGTGCCCAATTCACTCTTCGTTGCCTCTGTGATCATTGGCTTCTCCTTCGGAGCTCAAGGGCGGCTGCTCTTCGCCATAATATCGGAGATTTTCAGCCTCAACTACTACTCCACTCTGTATAATTTTGGCGCCCTGGCAAGCCCGGTTGGAATGTATATTCTTGACATGAATGTCGCCGGCCGGCTTTACAAGCAGGAAGCTCTGAAGCAAATGGAGGCCAAGGGGCTGGAAAGGCTCCCCGGAGAGGACCTGACGTGCACTGGCGTGGAGTGTTACAAGAAGGCTTTCATTGTCATCACTGCTGTCACAGTGTTTGGGTGCGTTGTCTCGCTGGTTTTGGTGATTAGGAGGTGGAAGGTCAGAGAGCAGGCGGCGACAGCGGCGGAGGGGGCAAATGGGGTAGTGTAG